The following is a genomic window from Saprospiraceae bacterium.
GATCTCTACACTCTATTGGTATTTCAAGCAATGGTCTATTGAGCGTGAAAACAAATTGAAAATGAAGACTGAAAAACTAGAGTTTGAACTGGATTTTTTACGTAGTCAGATAAGTCCACACTTTATATTCAATAGTCTAAATAATGTGTATGCACTTGCTCTCCAAAAGCATGACAATACTGCACCAATGATAGCCAAAATTTCTAATATCATGCGCTACATTATCTATGACACAAAAGAAGGAAAAGTTTCGTTGGATAAAGAACTCAATATCCTACAAACCTACATTGACCTGCACATGTATCGTCAGCCGATGTCACAAAACATTGACTTTTATAAAGAAGGCAACCTCAGCCCATGGTCCATAACACCGAGTCTATTGATTGATTTTATTGAAAACACATTCAAGCACAGCAATTTTCATCAAGATAAAGATGCATGGATCAAGATAAGTGCTGAAGTCAGCGAAGATGGAACATTTGACTTTACAACAGAAAATAACATTTCGAAAGAAATATCTCCCAAAGGCGGCCTAGGCTTATCTAATGTTCAGAGACAAATGGAGCTAAGATATCCCAACATCCACAAAATACATACACAGGCAGTAGACAATATTTACACCATGACCCTTCAAATAAAACTATCAGGCGTATGATTAAGTACACTTGCATTATCGTAGATGACGAGCCGCTTGCCAGACAAATATTACAGTCTTATGCAGATAAAATTCCTTATCTCGATGTTGTCGCGGTATGTCAAAACGCCATAGAAGCCAAACTTGCTATTCAGGAGAAGAAGCCGGATATCTTGTACATTGACATACAAATGCCCAATTTATCAGGTTTAGAATTGCTCAAGATGCTCTCCAATAAACCTGCTACGGTGTTGACAACTGCGTACTCTGAATATGCCATAAATGGGTACGAGCTTGATGTCATTGATTATCTTCTCAAACCCATAGAATTTGAACGTTTTTTTAAAGCTACCAATAAATGTATGGAGTGGATCGGCAAAACAAGCCAGGCAGCACTCGATACATCCTTAAAGCTTACTACAGAAAATGTGGACACTCGGTCAGAAAGTAAAGGCAATTACTTTTTTGTAAAATCAGATTATAAGACTGTCAAAATAGTATTTGATGATATACAATATATCGAAGCACTCCAGAAATATGTACGCATACATACCCAAAAGGAGCGTATCGTCACACTGATGTCCATGAATCAGCTAGAAGATGCTTTGCCCAAAAACCAATTTGTACGGATACACCGATCGCACATTATCAATATCGATAATGTGGATAATATAGAAGGTAATATTGTGACTGTAGGAAAATTTAAACTACCCCTAAGCAAAGGCCAAAAAGAAGTATTTTTAGACTTTATCAAGGTAAGAAAGTTGGGGTTTTGATAAGTAAAAAAGGAGAACTTACAGTTGAATCTCTACCGCAAAACCCCTGACAGGTCTGCCCGATTCTGGGCAGATAAATGTAACTGCGATCCTATTATTTATGAATCAGTCTAATGGCTGACTGATTTAAATTCAATAGCAGAATGATCAATATACACATCCGCATTTTAGAATTTAGAGGATAACGCAATTAATGAACGCGACCAGCGTCAGTGGGATGCTGGAAATACGGCATCGTAGTTAGAAACTGCTGAAAAAGTCATCCATTGATTTTGGATACATATATTTCGAAGACGTTCCGTTCAAAAAACAGCAATAGAGAATGAAGCAGCAAAAGTGCGTCTGTTGCCAAACAAGCACAAAAACCAAGAAATTGAATAAAAGTGGCAACAGAAAAAGCATTTTGCAGCGAGAATGAACGGTGCTCCGCAATTGCCTTTTTTTGAACTAGCGTTTTTGAATACTTTTTTGGCAATGCAAAAAGTATTTGCCGAGCCGGCATGAGGCGACGATCAACTTGATCTAGAAGCATGAGTTTTGAATGAAATGATTAAAAACCTTTGCACTTATTTATTCGAAATTGCATATAAAACTATGATTATCATATATTTAGATTAATGCAAGCAGGCCCTAGTTAGAAACTGCGGCAATCGTATTTGATATGCAGTCTTATAATTCATAATGTCCTTTAAGTGAGTAAATGAAAAGTGTATCATTTTCGAATAAGTAAACATACCTGTGTTCAGATGTTATTCTTCTGGACCATTTTGGCGCAAGCTCATATTTTAGTGCTTCAGGCTTTTCAATTCCACTATAAGGATCTTTTAAAATAGCGTCAGTTAATTTAGAAATTTTATTCAAAACTGCTTTGTTACCTGTTTTTCGCCAATATTGTAAATGAGATTTAGCTTCAGAACTTAGTTCTATTTGCATAATTCTTTGAATTCTTCAACTGACATTTTTATTCCCCTACCAGAAGTAAATTCTTCATCACTTTGTTTAATCTTTTTTATAAATTCTGGGTTATAAGGACTTTGATCTTCTTTTGCTAGCTCAAATTTTATTTTAAGAGATTTCACAAATGCCTTTATAGCATCAATCTGTGAATTATCAGTGGTATGAGCTTTGATATGAATAGTATCCATTTGTTTTGGCCTTTAATAAAATAATTTATTATTATCTAAGCAAACAACGGAAAAAGTATCAATAAAGTTCATCAGATTATCAAAGATCACTGATGATGATGGCAGGTTTAAATTCAATAGCAAAATGATCAATATACACAGCTGTTTTTTAGTAATTAGTAGATAACACGCATTAAAAATGCTTGAAATACAGCATCGCAGTTGCAAACTGAGACGATCAGGGTAAGGGGCACAAGTTACAAACTTGCGCCAGCACGGGACGATCGAAATAAGAACGATGGTCCACGATCCGATAATCGCTTTTGGTTTGGTGTTTGAACTTAAATTCAAATTTTAACGTTAGAAAGTTTGTTACGCATTTTTGATTATGTGGTGATTTTACAATTTAGCGCTTTATTAGGGTTTATTATTAAATATAAAATTCATTTAAAAGATGAAAACAGCAGTCCAAATAGATTTGACATTTGAGCAAGTACTATCTGTGGTCAAGCAGCTTCCCAAAGAGCAGCAAGTACAATTAACCAAAGAATTGGAAAAAGAAGTTATTGGAGATAAACTCTCAAGACTCCTTCGATCATTTAGGACAAATGATTTGTCCATAGAAACAATAAATGAAGAAGTTGAACTTGTAAGAAAAGAAATTTATGACAGAGAAAAAAGTTAAAGTTATATTCGATACTAATGTTTGGATAAGTTTTTTAATAGGTAAAAGACTATCCAATATAAAACAATATATTGTAGATGGCCGTATCCAAATCATAACTTGTGAACAATTAATTACAGAAATCAGGTTGGTCACCTGCAGAGAAAAATTAAAAAAGTATTTTCAAGAAGAAGATGTAAATGAATTATTACAATTATTGGATATTATTGGTAAAAAAGTTGAAATAAAACCAACTCACTTTATTAACAGAGACCCTAAAGATAATTTTTTATTAGACTTAATAGATTGTTCAAAAGCAGACTACTTGATTACAGGAGATAATGATTTATTAGAACACAACCCATTTATGTCAGCACAAATATTAACTACTTCTGAATTTGAAGCAGAAATTTTGTAGTTACTGACAATGATCGAGACCTGATCGCCGATGTATGCGACCCGAATTGCACTAACACCACCAAACTCGGAGACGATGGTCGAAGTTTGTAACTTCGTTCCTTTTATTTAAGAATTTTATAATTCAATAGTAGAATGACTATAAATATAGATAGCAGTTTTTTAGAAATTAGTAAATAACGCATTAAAAATACTTGAAATACAGCATCGCAGTTGCAAACTGCGACGATCAGGTGTGGTGCTCGGAGCATAAGAAAGTTCTTTTAGAGTATAAAAGTATTGAAGATCCAAATGTATGGATCTTCAATACTTTATAGTCAATAGATTCTACTTACTTTGGTTGTTGCTGCGTCACACAGTGGATCATTCCACCACTTTCATAAAGGTTGCGGACATCGATGCCTACGACTTTTCTTTGTGGGTAAAGCGCTTGAATCAGCGCATTGGCGGCAGCGTCATTGGCATCATTATAGTTGGGTACCAAAACTTTAGTGTTGGCAATATAGTAGTTTACATATGAACCTTTGTATCCCAAATTTTTGCCCTTTGTAGTTACAACATTGTTTTTTGTGAGTGGTAGTTTTACAAATTTAAAAGCAACTTTATCTTTGTTCTTAGCTGCGTAAAGTTTGTCAATGTCTTTTTGTGGGACCGACCACTCTAACAAATCACTTTCGCTCATCGTGACAATGGTAGTAGCGTTGCCAAATCGTGCAAAACCATCGATATGCATATCTGTGATCTCCAGACCTGCGACGCCATCGAGCCATATGAAGTTTGTCACACCAAGATATTTAGTAAATATTTCTTCAGCTTTAGCTTGAGTCATTCCTGGATTTCGATTGTCATTCAAAATTGAACTTTTGCATGCCATGAAAGAACCATGACCATCTATCTCCACACTACCACCTTCATTGATCATAGTAGTATTCAAATCTACCAATGTTTTACCTTGATCTTTTGCAACCTTTGTTGGCACAGCGTTACAATTATTAAATTTAGTTTTATTGCCCCAACCATTGAAGCCCCAATCCTGGATCACCATGTTGCCAGTTTTGTCCCGAGCATAGATAGGGCCATTGTCTCTTGCCCAAACATCATCTGTAGGATATACTCTGAAGTCGATATTGCTAAGGGAGACACCAGCATTATTCAATAGGTCTATGATTCTTGCTTTTTCGGTTTCGTCATAAGCTACAAGGTGCACCTTTTCACTACTCACCAATTCGCGGGTCATCGCTATCCATGTATCATCAAGGCCATCTCGAAATTCTATGCCATACTGATATTGGTGTGGCCACTGTAACCATGTACCTTCATGTGGATCACTTTCTTCCGGCATTGTATATAATATTTCTGTTGGGTTTGGATTAGGGTTAGGATCGGTTGTGTCTTCACCTTCATCACCGCATGAAATAATAAGTGCCGTCAATAAAAGCAAGGCAGAAATGTTTAATATTTTCATTGTTTGTATTTAAAATTAAAAAAATGTTAATTGTAAAAAATTGATAATATTTATTTCGGTTGTTGTTGCGTCACACAGTGGATCATGCCGCCATTGGCATAAAGATTTCTGACATCGATGCCTATCACTTTGCGAGTAGGATACAGACTTTGTATGATTTTATTGGCTATTTGATCATCTTTGTCATTGTAATTAGGTACCAGCACGACCGTATTGGCTATATAGTAATTGATATACGAACCTTTGTAATCCAATACTTCACCTGATGGTTTTACGACTTCAGCTGATGTCAGTGGTAGGATTAAGTGCTTATATTTTTTACCTTCTTTATTTTTGGCTTGATACAGGATCTCAATATCTTCATCAGGCACGCTCCACTCTTGCAAATCTTCTTTGCTCATAGTGACAATGGTCTCATGATTGCCAAATCTTGCAAAACCATCGATATGCATGTCTGTGATCTCCAGACCAGGGACACCATCAAGCCATATAAAATTAGTCACACCGAGATACTTTGTAAAAATCTCTTCGGCTTCCTCCTGATCCATATTGTTCCTGTTGATGTTCAAGATAGAACTTCTGCAAGCCATAAAACTTCCTTTGCCATCGATCACCACGCTGCCCCCTTCATTGATCATGATTTTGTTGATATCTATCCATTTTTTGCCTTGCTCATTTGCTATTTGCTCGGGTATCTTATCACAATAGTGTCTCTTTGCTTTTTCGCCCCAGCCATTAAATCCCCAATCCTGAACTACAATTTGGCCAGATTTGTCCCGAGCATAAATGGGGCCATTGTCTCGTACCCACACATCGTCCGTTTTAAAAATGAAAAAATCAACTTTCTCCATTTTGACTCCTGCCTCTTCGAGCATCATTTCAATCCTTTCTTGAGCTGCATCATCATATGCTATAATATGTACCATCTCACTTGTAGCAAGGGCCTTGGTCATATCTACCCAAGTCTGATC
Proteins encoded in this region:
- a CDS encoding sensor histidine kinase; translated protein: MSNQKNFQKPYLEHLAFWVFMLLFIFDYHFVDGNWWIGIRNALLEISTYAIIVYLNLKILIPYFLQRKKITLYIICIVCSILLYVFVVKLSGLETIFYSFSGSRNVFSMILNTSLFLMISTLYWYFKQWSIERENKLKMKTEKLEFELDFLRSQISPHFIFNSLNNVYALALQKHDNTAPMIAKISNIMRYIIYDTKEGKVSLDKELNILQTYIDLHMYRQPMSQNIDFYKEGNLSPWSITPSLLIDFIENTFKHSNFHQDKDAWIKISAEVSEDGTFDFTTENNISKEISPKGGLGLSNVQRQMELRYPNIHKIHTQAVDNIYTMTLQIKLSGV
- a CDS encoding LytTR family transcriptional regulator DNA-binding domain-containing protein — protein: MIKYTCIIVDDEPLARQILQSYADKIPYLDVVAVCQNAIEAKLAIQEKKPDILYIDIQMPNLSGLELLKMLSNKPATVLTTAYSEYAINGYELDVIDYLLKPIEFERFFKATNKCMEWIGKTSQAALDTSLKLTTENVDTRSESKGNYFFVKSDYKTVKIVFDDIQYIEALQKYVRIHTQKERIVTLMSMNQLEDALPKNQFVRIHRSHIINIDNVDNIEGNIVTVGKFKLPLSKGQKEVFLDFIKVRKLGF
- a CDS encoding Txe/YoeB family addiction module toxin, encoding MQIELSSEAKSHLQYWRKTGNKAVLNKISKLTDAILKDPYSGIEKPEALKYELAPKWSRRITSEHRYVYLFENDTLFIYSLKGHYEL
- a CDS encoding putative toxin-antitoxin system toxin component, PIN family, with product MTEKKVKVIFDTNVWISFLIGKRLSNIKQYIVDGRIQIITCEQLITEIRLVTCREKLKKYFQEEDVNELLQLLDIIGKKVEIKPTHFINRDPKDNFLLDLIDCSKADYLITGDNDLLEHNPFMSAQILTTSEFEAEIL
- a CDS encoding agmatine deiminase family protein codes for the protein MKILNISALLLLTALIISCGDEGEDTTDPNPNPNPTEILYTMPEESDPHEGTWLQWPHQYQYGIEFRDGLDDTWIAMTRELVSSEKVHLVAYDETEKARIIDLLNNAGVSLSNIDFRVYPTDDVWARDNGPIYARDKTGNMVIQDWGFNGWGNKTKFNNCNAVPTKVAKDQGKTLVDLNTTMINEGGSVEIDGHGSFMACKSSILNDNRNPGMTQAKAEEIFTKYLGVTNFIWLDGVAGLEITDMHIDGFARFGNATTIVTMSESDLLEWSVPQKDIDKLYAAKNKDKVAFKFVKLPLTKNNVVTTKGKNLGYKGSYVNYYIANTKVLVPNYNDANDAAANALIQALYPQRKVVGIDVRNLYESGGMIHCVTQQQPK
- a CDS encoding agmatine deiminase family protein, translated to MKLIFLRWMIILSPLLVQCQGKQAEILYTMPEESELHEATWLQWPHEHQYGRDYRDNLDQTWVDMTKALATSEMVHIIAYDDAAQERIEMMLEEAGVKMEKVDFFIFKTDDVWVRDNGPIYARDKSGQIVVQDWGFNGWGEKAKRHYCDKIPEQIANEQGKKWIDINKIMINEGGSVVIDGKGSFMACRSSILNINRNNMDQEEAEEIFTKYLGVTNFIWLDGVPGLEITDMHIDGFARFGNHETIVTMSKEDLQEWSVPDEDIEILYQAKNKEGKKYKHLILPLTSAEVVKPSGEVLDYKGSYINYYIANTVVLVPNYNDKDDQIANKIIQSLYPTRKVIGIDVRNLYANGGMIHCVTQQQPK